A region of Candidatus Megaera polyxenophila DNA encodes the following proteins:
- a CDS encoding oxidoreductase nitronate monooxygenase family protein encodes MKTLKPLTLSGQQVLPLIEGGKGISVSNGQSAGAWASSGAVGTFSGVYGDYYDETGKFIPLIFRGKTRSERSIELTNHAIKAAISQAKIAYDLSGGAGRIHMNVLWGISSVEYFLQEVLKNTKNLIHGVVCGAGLPFKLAEIASQHKVFYYPIVSSARAFNLLWKRSYINFREWLGGVVYEDPWKAGGHNGISNNEDCDLPENPYQRVVAIRQIMRECGLHDIPIIMAGGVWFLRDWENWINNTEIGPIAFQFGTRALLTVESPISDSWKQKLLDLDPAEIKSNHFSPTGFHSLAVVNNFIKELQDRSLRQVYYSLTPTEERKMAVVINKIKNKAIYLTEEDNQKANCWIKAGFNKTMVTPDSSLIFITQEKYDEIRETQINCTGCLAYCRFSNWSEKKELAEGKIPDPRSYCIRRTLYNISHGGDIQENLMFSGKLAYLFAQDPFYKNGFIPTVKELINRILTGN; translated from the coding sequence AATCTCAGTTAGTAACGGTCAAAGTGCCGGAGCTTGGGCATCCAGCGGAGCGGTGGGAACTTTTTCCGGCGTATACGGAGATTATTATGATGAAACGGGGAAGTTTATACCATTGATTTTTAGAGGAAAAACTAGGAGTGAACGAAGTATAGAGCTAACTAATCATGCTATAAAAGCAGCTATATCCCAAGCTAAGATAGCGTACGATCTGTCAGGAGGAGCAGGACGTATCCATATGAATGTATTATGGGGGATAAGCTCAGTTGAGTATTTTCTTCAGGAAGTGTTAAAAAATACAAAAAATTTAATTCATGGAGTAGTGTGCGGAGCTGGTCTGCCGTTTAAGTTGGCTGAAATAGCTTCTCAACACAAAGTTTTCTATTACCCTATAGTTTCTTCGGCGAGAGCTTTTAACCTATTATGGAAACGATCATATATAAATTTTAGGGAATGGCTTGGCGGAGTAGTATATGAAGATCCTTGGAAGGCTGGAGGGCATAATGGAATAAGTAATAACGAAGATTGTGACCTTCCTGAAAATCCTTACCAAAGAGTTGTAGCTATTAGGCAAATTATGAGGGAATGTGGTTTGCACGATATTCCGATTATAATGGCTGGTGGGGTGTGGTTTTTGAGGGATTGGGAAAATTGGATTAATAACACCGAAATTGGACCAATTGCTTTTCAATTCGGAACTAGAGCTTTACTAACGGTGGAAAGCCCTATTTCTGATAGTTGGAAACAGAAACTTTTAGACTTAGATCCTGCTGAAATTAAGTCTAATCACTTTAGTCCGACAGGATTTCATTCATTGGCTGTAGTAAATAACTTTATAAAAGAACTTCAAGACAGGTCGCTTAGGCAAGTATATTATTCCCTTACGCCTACCGAGGAACGAAAAATGGCTGTTGTGATTAACAAAATTAAGAATAAGGCTATTTATTTAACTGAGGAAGATAATCAAAAAGCTAATTGCTGGATAAAAGCAGGGTTTAACAAAACTATGGTTACTCCGGATTCAAGCCTAATTTTTATTACTCAGGAAAAATATGATGAAATAAGAGAGACCCAAATAAATTGTACTGGCTGCCTAGCTTATTGCCGTTTTAGCAATTGGTCTGAGAAAAAAGAACTGGCAGAAGGTAAAATTCCTGACCCACGTTCTTATTGTATCAGGAGAACTTTATACAATATTTCCCATGGAGGAGATATACAAGAAAATCTGATGTTTTCTGGAAAGTTAGCCTATTTATTTGCGCAAGATCCTTTTTACAAAAATGGTTTTATTCCTACTGTTAAAGAGCTAATTAATCGAATATTAACGGGTAATTAA
- a CDS encoding transporter, producing MFNFVKFLKTIPPYSYGICLLGMISGMTFNLISFTIPYNLAEAKYSSTFVGLIFLTSLPYCLKPILAPFIDTYSIPFLCKRLGHRRGWALAIQACLLISISVFLIIEPTYNPLITIIFMPVISLCAALQDIVLDAYRIEHAKTEQELSLISTFSITGFRIGMLIGSAGGLYISSILNWHYVYLCAFVVILLGPIIILQVTEPGILKRKTATSLLSSTEYLQVIKDSFRLLKIKNPKWFLIILFILLYKSSDTVPAAMSSLVLIDLSFTTTEIAGISKAYGLLLMIMGGAIAGIITAKVGIVKSVFICGIFQLMSPLMFAILSIMGNNILIMFLTITLQNFTSGLGGTALVIYFSILCDKQLVATQFSIISSFSSFSRILLSCLSGVAASYLDWTTFFIFNILISAMFIPIFLLIYNLTVCKKVENS from the coding sequence ATGTTCAATTTTGTTAAATTCTTAAAAACTATACCTCCATACTCCTATGGAATATGTTTATTAGGTATGATTTCAGGTATGACCTTTAATTTAATTTCTTTTACTATACCTTATAACTTGGCTGAAGCTAAATACTCTTCTACTTTTGTAGGGTTAATATTCTTGACCTCCTTACCATACTGTTTAAAACCGATTTTAGCCCCATTTATTGACACATATTCAATACCTTTTTTGTGTAAGAGACTTGGTCATAGGAGAGGGTGGGCTCTTGCAATTCAAGCATGCCTATTAATTTCTATATCAGTATTTTTAATAATTGAGCCTACCTATAATCCCCTTATAACTATTATTTTTATGCCAGTTATATCTCTTTGTGCGGCTCTCCAGGATATTGTTTTAGACGCTTATCGGATAGAACATGCCAAAACTGAACAGGAGCTCTCCCTTATAAGCACCTTTAGCATTACAGGATTCCGTATAGGGATGTTAATAGGGAGTGCAGGAGGATTATATATTTCCAGTATATTAAATTGGCATTATGTTTATTTATGTGCTTTCGTAGTTATTCTACTTGGGCCAATAATCATTTTACAGGTTACAGAACCTGGTATATTAAAACGTAAAACCGCAACCAGTTTATTATCTTCTACAGAATATCTCCAAGTAATTAAGGATAGTTTTAGATTATTAAAAATAAAAAATCCAAAATGGTTTTTAATAATTTTATTTATATTATTGTATAAATCGAGCGATACAGTGCCGGCTGCTATGAGTTCACTAGTACTTATAGATTTGTCTTTTACCACTACCGAGATAGCGGGCATATCTAAAGCATACGGCCTTTTATTAATGATCATGGGCGGTGCTATAGCGGGTATAATAACAGCTAAAGTAGGAATTGTGAAAAGCGTTTTTATATGTGGTATTTTTCAGTTGATGTCACCACTTATGTTTGCAATATTATCCATAATGGGTAATAATATCTTAATAATGTTTCTAACTATTACTCTGCAGAACTTTACTTCAGGCTTAGGAGGTACTGCGTTAGTAATATATTTTTCCATTCTTTGTGATAAGCAGTTGGTAGCTACACAATTTTCTATCATTTCTTCTTTCAGCTCATTTTCACGTATACTCCTTTCTTGCTTATCTGGAGTGGCTGCGTCATACTTGGATTGGACTACTTTTTTTATTTTCAACATTTTAATAAGTGCAATGTTTATACCTATATTTTTATTAATCTATAACTTAACTGTGTGTAAGAAAGTGGAAAATAGCTGA